The following are from one region of the Planctomonas sp. JC2975 genome:
- a CDS encoding phosphoglycerate kinase, with protein MTLRTLDSLGSLAGRTVVVRCDLNVPLKDGEITDDGRVRASLPTINALTNQGARVVVVSHLGRPDGAPDPKYSLGAVAKRLGELLGKPVRFASDTVGQSAKDAVSSLADGDVAVLENLRFNPEETSKSEEERSTFAAKLAAFGDAFVSDGFGVVHRKQASVYELAKALPSAAGLLIAAELEVLDRLTGSPERPYTVVLGGSKVSDKLGVIGHLLPRVNTLLIGGGMLFTFLAAQGHKVGSSLLESDQIETVRGYLEKAEELGVELILPTDVVVASKFGADAEHEVRPASSIEDSPWGSAGLGLDIGPETAAKFAEIIRESVTVFWNGPMGVFELAPFADGTRAVAQALTETRGLSVVGGGDSAAAVRALGFDDDQFGHISTGGGASLEFLEGKSLPGLEVLGWQA; from the coding sequence GTGACGCTCCGCACTCTCGACTCACTGGGTTCGCTCGCCGGCCGCACGGTCGTCGTCCGTTGTGATCTCAACGTCCCTCTGAAGGACGGGGAGATCACGGACGACGGCCGTGTCCGTGCGTCGCTGCCCACCATCAACGCCCTCACGAACCAGGGCGCCCGCGTCGTCGTCGTCTCGCACCTGGGACGTCCAGACGGCGCTCCCGATCCGAAGTACAGCCTCGGCGCGGTCGCGAAGCGGCTGGGGGAGCTGCTCGGCAAACCCGTTCGGTTCGCCTCCGACACCGTCGGTCAATCCGCGAAGGATGCCGTGTCATCCCTGGCGGACGGCGATGTCGCCGTGCTCGAGAACCTCCGTTTCAACCCGGAGGAGACGAGCAAATCGGAGGAGGAGCGCTCGACGTTCGCGGCGAAGCTCGCCGCCTTCGGCGACGCTTTCGTGTCCGACGGATTCGGTGTCGTGCACCGTAAGCAGGCCAGCGTCTACGAACTCGCCAAGGCGCTTCCCAGTGCTGCCGGACTGCTCATCGCTGCCGAGCTCGAGGTGCTCGATCGCCTCACCGGCAGCCCAGAGCGTCCCTACACGGTCGTGCTGGGCGGTTCGAAGGTCTCCGACAAGCTCGGCGTCATCGGCCACCTGCTGCCGCGTGTGAACACGCTGCTCATCGGCGGCGGCATGCTCTTCACCTTCCTCGCCGCGCAGGGGCACAAGGTGGGCTCCAGCCTGCTCGAATCCGACCAGATCGAGACCGTCCGCGGCTACCTCGAGAAGGCCGAGGAGCTGGGCGTCGAGCTCATCCTGCCGACCGACGTCGTCGTCGCCTCGAAGTTCGGGGCGGATGCCGAGCACGAGGTACGCCCAGCATCCTCCATCGAGGATTCGCCATGGGGATCCGCCGGCCTGGGCCTGGACATCGGACCGGAGACCGCGGCGAAGTTCGCGGAGATCATCCGCGAATCCGTCACGGTGTTCTGGAATGGCCCGATGGGCGTTTTCGAACTGGCACCGTTCGCAGACGGCACGCGTGCTGTCGCGCAGGCGCTGACCGAGACCCGCGGCCTGAGCGTGGTCGGCGGTGGGGACTCCGCGGCCGCTGTGCGCGCGCTCGGATTCGACGACGACCAGTTCGGCCACATCTCGACCGGAGGCGGCGCGAGCCTCGAATTCCTCGAGGGCAAGTCCCTCCCCGGACTGGAGGTACTCGGATGGCAAGCGTGA
- the gap gene encoding type I glyceraldehyde-3-phosphate dehydrogenase yields the protein MSVKIGINGFGRIGRNYFRAALAKGSDLDIVAVNDLTDPAALAQLLKYDSVGGRLDATVEVEGDSIIVNGKAIKVLAERDPANLGWGDLGVDVVIESTGRFTKAEDARKHLAAGAKKVIISAPASGDDGTFVVGVNEDLYDPATMDILSNASCTTNCLAPLAKVFNDEFGIERGFMMTAHAYTADQNLQDGPHSDPRRARAAAINIVPASTGAAKAIGLVLPELNGKLNGSSYRVPVPTGSIVDLTLVTSRENLTVDEINAAFKAAASEGRLKGILEYNEDPIVSTDIQRNPHSSIFDSTLTHVSGNLVKISSWYDNEWGYSNRLVDFTEYVAERL from the coding sequence GTGTCCGTGAAGATCGGCATCAACGGGTTCGGCCGCATCGGTCGCAACTACTTCCGCGCAGCACTGGCGAAGGGCAGCGACCTCGACATCGTCGCCGTCAACGACCTCACCGATCCGGCGGCTCTGGCACAGCTCCTCAAGTACGACTCGGTCGGCGGCCGTCTCGACGCGACCGTCGAGGTCGAGGGCGACAGCATCATCGTGAACGGCAAGGCCATCAAGGTCCTCGCCGAGCGCGACCCTGCGAACCTCGGCTGGGGCGACCTCGGCGTCGACGTGGTCATCGAGTCCACCGGACGCTTCACCAAGGCAGAGGATGCCCGCAAGCACCTCGCCGCCGGCGCCAAGAAGGTCATCATCTCGGCTCCCGCCAGCGGTGACGACGGAACGTTCGTCGTCGGCGTCAACGAGGATCTGTACGACCCGGCGACCATGGACATCCTGTCCAACGCCTCCTGCACGACGAACTGCCTCGCCCCTCTGGCGAAGGTGTTCAACGACGAGTTCGGCATCGAGCGCGGATTCATGATGACCGCGCACGCCTACACCGCCGACCAGAACCTTCAGGACGGCCCGCACAGCGACCCGCGCCGCGCTCGCGCCGCCGCCATCAACATCGTCCCTGCCTCGACGGGCGCAGCCAAGGCCATCGGCCTCGTGCTGCCCGAACTGAACGGCAAGCTGAACGGCTCCTCGTACCGCGTTCCGGTTCCCACCGGCTCGATCGTCGACCTCACGCTCGTCACGTCGCGCGAGAACCTGACCGTCGACGAGATCAACGCGGCGTTCAAGGCCGCGGCGTCCGAGGGTCGCCTGAAGGGCATCCTCGAGTACAACGAGGACCCGATCGTCTCCACCGACATCCAGCGCAACCCGCACTCGTCGATCTTCGACTCCACCCTGACCCACGTCAGCGGCAACCTGGTCAAGATCTCGAGCTGGTACGACAACGAGTGGGGCTACTCGAACCGTCTCGTCGACTTCACCGAGTACGTGGCCGAGCGCCTCTAG
- a CDS encoding superoxide dismutase yields MADYTLADLPYDYSALEPSISGTIMELHHDKHHKAYVDGANTAIAKLQEARDADDLTYVNKLQKDLAFNLAGHVNHTVFWTNLSPDGGDKPTGELASAIDEFFGSFDKFRAHFTASALGIQGSGWSILAWDSLGQKLIIEQLYDHQGNLATATVPLLMLDMWEHAFYLDYRNVKADYVKAFWNIVGWGDVQERFTKAREKTSGLLLLS; encoded by the coding sequence ATGGCTGACTACACGCTCGCTGATCTTCCCTACGACTACTCGGCGCTCGAGCCGAGCATCAGCGGGACGATCATGGAGCTCCACCACGACAAGCACCACAAGGCATACGTCGACGGGGCGAACACCGCCATCGCGAAGCTCCAGGAAGCGCGTGACGCCGACGACCTGACCTACGTGAACAAGCTGCAGAAGGACCTCGCGTTCAATCTCGCCGGCCACGTGAACCACACGGTGTTCTGGACCAACCTGTCTCCGGACGGCGGCGACAAGCCGACGGGCGAACTGGCCTCCGCGATCGACGAGTTCTTCGGATCGTTCGACAAGTTCCGCGCCCACTTCACGGCGTCGGCTCTCGGTATCCAGGGCTCCGGCTGGTCGATCCTCGCCTGGGACTCCCTCGGACAGAAGCTGATCATCGAGCAGCTCTACGACCACCAGGGCAACCTCGCAACGGCCACCGTGCCGCTCCTCATGCTGGACATGTGGGAGCACGCGTTCTACCTCGACTACCGCAACGTCAAGGCGGACTACGTCAAGGCGTTCTGGAACATCGTGGGCTGGGGTGACGTGCAGGAGCGCTTCACCAAGGCCCGCGAAAAGACGTCGGGCCTGCTGCTACTGTCTTAG
- the whiA gene encoding DNA-binding protein WhiA, whose amino-acid sequence MALTADVKEELLGVEAGKNTVRAAELATILRLAGGLHLISGRIAVEAELDSPGLARHVRKALAELYGVRSEVSVTSASGIRKTTVYTVRVLDGGETLARQTGLLDQHRRPIRGLPNRLTTGSKEDLAAVWRGAFLAHGSLTDPGRSAALEITCPGNESAMALVGAAGRLGVPAKAREVRGVHRVVIRDGEAISAMLTRMGADGTVRTWEELRQRREVRATANRLVNFDDANLRRSAQAAVAACARVERAMEILGPTMPDHLRYAGELRLAHRDASLDELGHHADPPMTKDAVAGRIRRLLAMADKRAIELGIPGTEANLPADLDL is encoded by the coding sequence TTGGCACTGACCGCTGACGTCAAAGAAGAACTCCTCGGCGTTGAGGCGGGCAAGAACACGGTGCGCGCGGCGGAACTCGCCACCATCCTGCGTCTCGCCGGTGGACTTCACCTCATCTCCGGTCGCATCGCCGTCGAGGCCGAACTGGACTCGCCCGGCCTGGCCAGGCACGTGCGCAAGGCACTCGCCGAGCTGTACGGAGTGCGCAGCGAGGTGTCAGTGACGTCGGCGAGCGGCATCCGCAAGACCACCGTGTACACGGTTCGGGTGCTCGACGGCGGCGAGACGCTGGCCAGGCAGACCGGACTCCTCGATCAGCACCGCCGACCTATCCGTGGTCTGCCGAACAGGCTCACGACCGGATCGAAGGAAGACCTCGCCGCCGTCTGGCGCGGAGCCTTCCTGGCACACGGTTCGCTCACCGATCCCGGCCGCTCCGCTGCGCTGGAGATCACCTGCCCCGGCAACGAGTCCGCGATGGCCCTCGTCGGAGCTGCTGGTCGGCTCGGGGTGCCGGCGAAGGCGCGCGAGGTGCGCGGGGTGCATCGGGTCGTCATCCGCGACGGCGAGGCGATCAGCGCCATGCTCACGCGCATGGGCGCCGATGGCACCGTTCGCACCTGGGAAGAGCTCCGCCAGCGCCGCGAGGTGCGGGCTACCGCCAACCGCCTCGTCAACTTCGACGACGCGAACCTGCGCCGGTCCGCTCAGGCCGCCGTCGCAGCGTGCGCCCGTGTCGAGCGAGCCATGGAGATCCTCGGACCGACGATGCCCGACCACCTGCGCTACGCGGGCGAGCTCCGTCTCGCGCACCGCGACGCCAGTCTCGACGAGCTCGGCCACCATGCAGACCCGCCGATGACGAAAGATGCCGTGGCCGGCCGCATCCGCCGCCTGCTCGCCATGGCCGACAAGCGCGCCATCGAGCTCGGCATCCCTGGCACCGAAGCCAACCTCCCCGCCGACCTCGACCTCTGA
- the rapZ gene encoding RNase adapter RapZ produces MSEEQTETEGQHQELLVVTGMSGAGRSTVANALEDLDWYVVDNLPPQMLRPLIDLVARAGSTLPRIAAVVDVRGRGFFSDLQDMLQSLRSGTQVRVLFLDATDAALVRRFESVRRPHPLQASGTILDGIMAERARVRELRESADIIIDTSDLNIHQLAVEINQIFSAENAADIQLTLLSFGFKYGLPPDADMVADARFLPNPFWQPELRPLTGLDAPVRDYVFDQPGALDFVDDYSRALRPVLEGYRRENKRHATIAVGCTGGKHRSVCIAEALAARLRDAPGVAVSIKHRDLGRE; encoded by the coding sequence ATGAGCGAGGAGCAGACGGAAACAGAGGGCCAGCACCAAGAACTGCTGGTCGTCACTGGCATGTCCGGGGCAGGACGATCCACCGTGGCGAACGCACTCGAGGACCTCGACTGGTACGTCGTCGACAACCTGCCGCCTCAGATGCTGCGGCCGCTCATCGACCTCGTGGCGCGTGCCGGATCGACACTGCCGCGCATTGCGGCCGTCGTCGATGTTCGGGGGAGGGGCTTCTTCTCCGACCTGCAAGACATGCTCCAGTCGTTGCGCAGCGGAACGCAGGTGCGAGTGCTCTTCCTGGATGCGACGGATGCCGCGCTCGTGCGCCGCTTCGAATCCGTTCGCCGTCCGCATCCGCTTCAGGCTTCAGGCACGATCCTCGACGGGATCATGGCCGAACGGGCACGGGTGCGCGAGCTCCGCGAGTCGGCGGACATCATCATCGACACGTCCGACCTGAACATCCACCAGCTAGCGGTCGAGATCAACCAGATCTTCTCCGCGGAGAACGCGGCAGACATCCAGCTCACGCTACTCAGCTTCGGCTTCAAATACGGACTGCCGCCGGACGCCGACATGGTCGCCGACGCCCGGTTCCTGCCGAATCCGTTCTGGCAGCCGGAATTGCGGCCGCTGACCGGACTCGACGCGCCCGTGCGCGACTACGTGTTCGACCAGCCAGGGGCCCTGGATTTCGTCGACGACTACTCGCGTGCACTGCGTCCAGTGCTCGAGGGGTATCGGCGTGAGAACAAGAGGCACGCAACCATCGCGGTAGGCTGCACTGGGGGTAAGCATCGCTCCGTCTGCATTGCGGAGGCTTTGGCTGCACGGTTGCGCGATGCTCCCGGCGTGGCGGTCTCGATCAAGCATCGCGACCTCGGCCGGGAATGA
- the uvrC gene encoding excinuclease ABC subunit UvrC: MADTVAYRPKTSEIPTEPGVYRFRDATKRVLYVGKAKNLRARLSNYFQPLRNLHDRTRRMVTTAASVEWTVVANEFEALQLEYTWIKEFNPPFNVQFRDDKTYPYLAVTLADDIPRAMVTRNRKIAGARYFGPYTKVWAIRETLDLMLKAFPMRSCSDGVYRRAELTGRPCLLGDIGKCVAPCVGRVTQEEHREVADDFVSFMAGNDTSYIRALEQRMRDSAGQQEYEAAARYRDSIQAMRAVMEKTAVVFSEDVDVDVFGIADDELAAAVQQFIVRGGRIRGTRSWVVDKELDVEVAELIETVLENAYDGEFAPPREILVPVLPDDAAELELWLGGRRAEDAESRRTRGIAPSKVRLHVAQRGEKAALAQTAETNAKNALMLYKTRRSADFVTRSQALEDIRDALGMTEAPLRMECYDVSHLSGTNIVASMVVFEDGLPRKDQYRRFSIPASTDDTESIYQVLTRRLAYLRPDGRDGSFDDELDTAAALVSVENAGENAAVGESAEAEQAESDLPEVGRRPRKFSYPPQLLLVDGGQPQVAAARRALEESGVTGIQLAGIAKRLEELWLPDSDFPVILPRNSDALFLVQRIRDEAHRFAITYQRAKRRRDISSTLADIPGLGPARVRELLKHFGSVARLRQATPELIAEVKGIGPTLAATIHSTLHTETENTASRPESPHAQVVSDESAVAERTASSR; encoded by the coding sequence ATGGCAGACACCGTCGCCTATCGTCCCAAGACGAGCGAGATCCCGACGGAGCCGGGCGTCTACCGGTTCAGGGATGCCACGAAGCGGGTCCTCTACGTCGGCAAGGCGAAGAACCTGCGCGCCAGGCTGAGCAACTACTTCCAGCCGTTGCGCAACCTGCACGACCGCACCCGCCGCATGGTGACGACAGCGGCGAGCGTCGAGTGGACGGTCGTCGCAAACGAGTTCGAGGCGTTGCAGCTCGAGTACACGTGGATCAAGGAGTTCAACCCTCCGTTCAACGTGCAGTTCCGCGACGACAAGACCTATCCGTATCTCGCGGTCACCCTGGCAGACGACATCCCTCGCGCCATGGTGACGCGCAACCGCAAGATCGCGGGGGCGCGCTACTTCGGCCCGTACACGAAGGTGTGGGCCATCCGCGAGACGCTCGACCTCATGCTCAAGGCGTTCCCGATGCGCAGCTGCTCCGACGGCGTGTATCGGCGGGCGGAGCTGACCGGACGCCCCTGCCTGCTCGGCGACATCGGCAAGTGCGTCGCGCCGTGCGTCGGCCGCGTGACACAAGAGGAGCACCGCGAGGTCGCCGACGACTTCGTGTCGTTCATGGCAGGCAACGACACGAGCTACATCCGTGCCCTCGAGCAGCGGATGCGCGACTCCGCCGGGCAGCAGGAATACGAAGCGGCCGCGCGCTACCGTGACAGCATCCAGGCCATGCGCGCCGTCATGGAGAAGACCGCAGTTGTGTTCTCCGAGGACGTCGACGTCGACGTCTTCGGCATCGCCGACGACGAGCTCGCCGCAGCCGTTCAGCAGTTCATCGTTCGGGGTGGACGTATCCGCGGTACGCGCAGCTGGGTCGTCGACAAGGAACTCGACGTCGAGGTCGCGGAGCTGATCGAGACCGTGCTCGAGAATGCCTACGATGGCGAGTTCGCGCCGCCGCGGGAAATCCTGGTCCCCGTCCTGCCGGACGATGCCGCCGAACTCGAGCTGTGGCTCGGAGGCCGTCGGGCTGAGGACGCCGAGTCCCGGCGAACCAGGGGGATCGCCCCATCGAAGGTGCGGCTCCACGTTGCGCAGCGCGGGGAGAAGGCGGCGCTCGCGCAGACAGCCGAGACCAACGCCAAGAACGCTCTCATGCTCTACAAGACGCGGCGCAGCGCGGATTTCGTCACCAGGTCGCAGGCGCTCGAGGACATCCGCGACGCGCTCGGCATGACGGAAGCGCCGCTGCGCATGGAGTGCTACGACGTGTCCCACCTTTCCGGCACGAACATCGTGGCCTCGATGGTGGTGTTCGAAGACGGACTGCCCCGCAAAGATCAGTACCGCCGGTTCAGCATTCCGGCGTCCACCGATGACACCGAGTCCATCTACCAGGTGCTCACGCGGCGTCTCGCGTACCTGCGTCCTGATGGCAGAGACGGATCGTTCGACGATGAGCTCGACACGGCTGCCGCCTTGGTATCCGTCGAGAACGCCGGCGAGAACGCAGCTGTCGGGGAGTCTGCAGAGGCCGAGCAGGCGGAGTCCGATCTTCCCGAAGTGGGACGCCGCCCGCGGAAGTTCTCCTACCCACCGCAGCTCCTTCTCGTGGACGGCGGGCAGCCGCAGGTCGCTGCAGCGCGGCGCGCCCTCGAGGAATCCGGTGTCACCGGCATCCAGCTGGCAGGCATCGCCAAGCGCCTCGAAGAGCTCTGGCTTCCGGACTCCGACTTCCCGGTCATCCTGCCGCGCAACAGCGACGCGCTGTTCCTCGTGCAGCGCATCCGCGATGAGGCGCACCGCTTCGCGATCACCTATCAGCGAGCGAAGCGACGTCGGGACATCTCGTCGACGCTCGCCGACATCCCAGGACTCGGCCCTGCGCGCGTGAGAGAGCTGTTGAAGCACTTCGGCTCGGTCGCGCGCCTGCGGCAGGCGACGCCAGAGCTCATCGCCGAGGTGAAGGGGATCGGACCGACGCTGGCCGCGACGATCCATTCCACCCTGCACACCGAGACCGAGAACACCGCATCACGACCGGAATCCCCGCACGCACAGGTGGTATCCGACGAATCCGCGGTCGCCGAGCGCACCGCTTCCAGCCGCTGA
- the uvrA gene encoding excinuclease ABC subunit UvrA encodes MSISKVESHSKLSVRGARVHNLRNVDVEIPRDSLVVFTGLSGSGKSSLAFDTIFAEGQRRYVESLSAYARQFLGQVDRPDVDFIEGLSPAVSIDQKSTNRNPRSTVGTITEIFDYMRLLWARIGVPHCPVCGERIQRQTVQQIADQLMELESGTRYLVLSPVVKQKKGEFVDLFAELSASGYSRAMVDGEQIQLSSPPTLKKQYKHDISVVVDRLVAGPDILTRLTDSLETALRLTDGLVTVSFVDESGPDATRNFSEKLACPNGHPIQLTEIEPRTFSFNAPFGACPECSGLGTRMSVDEELLLGDQTLSITEGVILPWSTQGKGLYQYYDKLLDGLSRDLDFDLQTPWDELPRGVRDAILRGKDFKVKVKWRNRYGRELSYTSGFEGVVPYIERQYLQADSDTQRQRWSEYLREVPCPVCQGKRLKPEVLAVLIHGHSIADVADLSLADARAFMNKLDLTEREQVIAAQVLREIKVRLDFLIQVGLNYLSMARAAATLSGGEAQRIRLATQIGSGLTGVLYVLDEPSIGLHQRDNRRLIETLVALRNLGNTLIVVEHDEDTIRTADWIVDIGPGAGEGGGRVVHSGTYDDLLDNTESLTGDYLAGRRVIETPRRRRPVDPERMLRVVGANANNLRNVTVDFPLGVFVSVTGVSGSGKSSLVNDILYRVLANRLNGARKVAGKHTRVLGTDNLDKVVHVDQAPIGRTPRSNPATYTGVFDRIRTLFAETAEAKARGYLPGRFSFNVKGGRCEACSGDGTIKIEMNFLPDVYVACEVCGGARYNRDTLQVHYKGKNIAEVLDMPIEEAAEFFRPITAIHRYLQTLVDVGLGYVRLGQSATTLSGGEAQRVKLATELQKRSNGRSVYVLDEPTTGLHFEDVRKLLEVLNSLVDKGNTVIVIEHNLDVVKSSDWIIDLGPEGGSGGGKVIATGTPEKIARVKGSHTGVFLREILDADARPEQKTA; translated from the coding sequence GTGTCGATCTCGAAAGTGGAATCCCACTCCAAACTGAGCGTTCGCGGTGCCCGCGTGCACAATCTCCGCAACGTCGACGTCGAGATCCCTCGTGATTCCCTCGTCGTCTTCACCGGTCTTTCCGGGTCCGGCAAATCGTCCCTCGCCTTCGACACGATCTTCGCCGAGGGGCAGCGGCGTTACGTGGAGTCCCTCTCGGCCTACGCGCGCCAATTCCTGGGCCAGGTGGACCGTCCCGATGTCGATTTCATCGAGGGACTCAGCCCGGCGGTCTCCATCGACCAGAAGTCCACCAACCGCAACCCCCGGTCCACGGTGGGCACGATCACCGAGATCTTCGATTACATGCGTCTTCTGTGGGCGCGCATCGGCGTTCCGCACTGTCCCGTCTGCGGGGAGAGAATCCAGCGGCAGACCGTGCAGCAGATCGCCGATCAGCTCATGGAACTCGAGTCCGGTACGCGTTACCTGGTGCTCAGTCCGGTGGTGAAGCAGAAGAAGGGCGAGTTCGTCGACCTCTTCGCCGAGCTGTCGGCGTCCGGTTACTCGCGTGCCATGGTGGACGGCGAGCAGATCCAACTCTCCAGCCCTCCGACACTCAAGAAGCAGTACAAGCACGACATCTCGGTCGTGGTGGACCGCCTGGTCGCGGGCCCCGACATCCTCACCCGGCTCACCGATTCGCTCGAGACGGCGCTCCGGCTGACCGACGGCCTCGTCACCGTCTCGTTCGTCGACGAGTCCGGACCGGATGCCACGCGCAACTTCAGCGAGAAGCTCGCGTGCCCGAACGGCCACCCGATCCAGCTCACCGAGATCGAGCCGCGCACCTTCTCGTTCAACGCCCCCTTCGGCGCCTGTCCCGAGTGCTCCGGACTCGGAACCCGCATGTCCGTCGACGAGGAGCTGCTCCTCGGCGACCAGACGCTGAGCATCACCGAGGGCGTGATCCTTCCGTGGAGCACGCAGGGCAAGGGTCTGTACCAGTACTACGACAAGCTGCTCGACGGTCTGTCGCGCGACCTCGACTTCGACCTCCAGACGCCGTGGGATGAGCTGCCGCGCGGCGTGCGCGACGCGATCCTGCGCGGCAAGGACTTCAAGGTCAAGGTCAAGTGGCGCAACCGTTACGGTCGTGAGCTCAGTTACACCTCGGGCTTCGAGGGCGTCGTCCCGTACATCGAGCGCCAGTACCTCCAGGCCGACTCCGACACGCAGCGGCAGCGCTGGTCGGAGTACCTCCGTGAGGTCCCGTGCCCGGTGTGCCAGGGCAAGCGACTCAAGCCGGAGGTGCTCGCCGTGCTGATCCACGGCCACAGCATCGCGGATGTCGCCGACCTGAGCCTCGCCGACGCCAGGGCGTTCATGAACAAGCTCGACCTCACCGAGCGCGAGCAGGTCATTGCAGCCCAGGTGCTGCGCGAGATCAAGGTGCGGCTGGACTTCCTCATCCAGGTGGGCCTCAACTACCTGAGCATGGCGCGGGCTGCGGCCACGCTGTCCGGGGGAGAGGCGCAGCGCATCCGCCTCGCCACTCAGATCGGCTCCGGTCTCACCGGTGTGCTGTACGTGCTCGACGAGCCGAGCATCGGCTTGCACCAGCGCGACAACAGGCGCCTCATCGAGACCCTCGTCGCACTGCGCAACCTGGGCAACACGCTCATCGTCGTCGAGCACGACGAAGACACCATCCGCACCGCGGACTGGATCGTCGACATCGGACCGGGCGCCGGCGAGGGCGGCGGCCGCGTCGTGCACTCCGGAACGTATGACGACCTTCTCGACAACACGGAGTCGCTGACCGGCGACTACCTCGCCGGTCGTCGGGTCATCGAGACGCCGCGGCGTCGTCGTCCCGTCGATCCCGAGCGGATGCTCCGGGTGGTCGGGGCCAACGCCAACAACCTGCGCAACGTCACAGTGGACTTCCCTCTCGGCGTGTTCGTCTCGGTCACGGGCGTCAGCGGGTCGGGCAAATCGTCGCTGGTGAACGACATCCTGTATCGAGTGCTCGCCAACCGGCTGAACGGGGCGCGCAAGGTGGCGGGCAAGCACACGCGCGTCCTCGGAACGGACAACCTCGACAAGGTGGTGCACGTCGACCAGGCGCCGATCGGACGCACCCCGCGTTCGAATCCGGCAACGTACACGGGCGTCTTCGACCGCATCCGTACGCTCTTCGCCGAGACCGCCGAGGCGAAGGCCAGGGGCTACCTGCCGGGACGATTCAGCTTCAACGTCAAGGGCGGACGCTGCGAGGCGTGCTCCGGCGACGGCACGATCAAGATCGAGATGAACTTCCTGCCCGACGTCTATGTGGCGTGCGAGGTGTGCGGGGGAGCGCGGTACAACCGCGACACGCTGCAGGTGCACTACAAGGGCAAGAACATCGCGGAGGTCCTCGACATGCCGATCGAGGAGGCCGCCGAGTTCTTCCGTCCCATCACGGCCATCCACCGCTACCTGCAGACGCTCGTCGACGTCGGACTCGGCTACGTGCGGCTCGGCCAGAGCGCCACGACGCTGTCCGGCGGCGAGGCCCAGCGCGTCAAACTCGCCACTGAGCTGCAGAAGCGCAGCAACGGTCGCAGCGTCTACGTGCTCGACGAGCCGACGACGGGCCTGCACTTCGAGGACGTGCGCAAGTTGCTCGAGGTCTTGAACAGCCTGGTCGACAAGGGCAACACGGTCATCGTCATCGAGCACAACCTCGACGTCGTGAAATCGTCCGACTGGATCATCGATCTCGGGCCCGAGGGGGGCTCAGGAGGCGGCAAGGTGATCGCGACGGGCACTCCCGAGAAGATCGCAAGGGTGAAGGGCAGTCACACCGGCGTCTTCCTGCGCGAGATCCTGGATGCCGACGCCCGCCCCGAGCAGAAGACCGCCTGA